The following is a genomic window from Candidatus Thermoplasmatota archaeon.
ATTATTAAGTAACTTCTAGTTTCATTCAAAAACTACTTCTCTATGCCATCACCCTATCGTATATCCTCTTTAAATCCTTTCCCTGCACCTTTTAGATTATTACGAAATTTACATGAACAAAAATGACATTAAACCAACTCATTTGCAGACTGAGCTGTTACGGGCAATAATATTATATATAACTAGTTATTTGACGGATTAGATTTTATTTGAGGTGTAAATATAGTGAAATTATTCAAAAGTGACAAAAGCTTTATGGAAAGAGCCTGGGATTTACAACACAGGATAGAGGCTAGACAGAAGAGAATAGGTATGGGTAAATACGGTAGAGTCCTTAAAATGACTCGTAAGCCTACTAGTGAAGAATACAGCAAAACATCGATGATAACAGGCGTAGGTATACTAGTTATAGGTGG
Proteins encoded in this region:
- a CDS encoding protein translocase SEC61 complex subunit gamma, producing the protein MERAWDLQHRIEARQKRIGMGKYGRVLKMTRKPTSEEYSKTSMITGVGILVIGGIGFVIFLLATQVAPWIAKQLGLIH